From a region of the Microbacterium sp. nov. GSS16 genome:
- a CDS encoding NUDIX hydrolase codes for MDAPMRVAGTAVVLRDAADGVEVLMLRRPATGSFPGAWVFPGGRVDPGDERDGDDEEQAASRAAVRETREEAGIGIRDLATLSRWVPPAETPVRFRTWFFLAREDGEALRPNPGEIEEALWMTPGGALERHAAGELTLFPPTWVTLHALREHRTVDDAFAATSAFARYETRMQQLERGMRALWAGDEEHPDQPGAPGARHRLTMAALPWQYERG; via the coding sequence ATGGATGCCCCGATGCGTGTCGCCGGCACCGCCGTGGTGCTGCGAGACGCTGCGGACGGCGTCGAGGTGCTGATGCTGCGGCGCCCCGCGACCGGATCGTTCCCGGGCGCCTGGGTCTTCCCGGGCGGGCGCGTCGACCCTGGCGACGAGCGTGACGGTGACGACGAGGAGCAGGCCGCGTCTCGTGCGGCCGTGCGGGAGACCCGGGAGGAGGCCGGCATCGGCATCCGGGACCTGGCGACCCTCTCACGCTGGGTGCCGCCGGCCGAGACACCGGTGCGGTTCCGCACCTGGTTCTTCCTCGCCCGCGAGGACGGGGAGGCGCTGCGGCCGAACCCCGGCGAGATCGAGGAAGCGCTCTGGATGACGCCCGGAGGGGCGCTGGAACGGCACGCGGCGGGGGAGCTCACGCTCTTCCCGCCGACGTGGGTCACGCTGCATGCGCTGCGTGAGCATCGCACCGTCGATGACGCGTTCGCGGCGACCAGCGCCTTCGCCCGTTACGAGACGCGGATGCAGCAGCTCGAGCGCGGGATGCGCGCGCTGTGGGCCGGCGACGAGGAGCATCCGGACCAGCCGGGCGCGCCGGGTGCGCGGCACCGGCTCACGATGGCTGCGCTGCCGTGGCAGTACGAGCGGGGCTGA
- a CDS encoding MFS transporter translates to MRALLSLAVGSFGIGMTEFVIMGLLPEIAQDLLPDVWAASSEQAIGQSGLLISLYALGVVIGAPTIAGAVARFPRHRVMLALAIALTLGNALTVVLPGFGLVGASRLLAGLPHGAYFGIGALVAADMLGPGKRAQGVAFILTGLTVANVVGVPLGTFLGQQWGWRTAFLVVTAVFALAAVCIALFVPAHPGDPGRTLRSELGVFRVPQVWLTLGMGAIGFGGFFAVYSYIAPLVTEVAGAPQWVVPVTLVLVGVGMTAGNLAGGRLADRDLRATLVWGLAALAAVLVLLAVLSFWVVPLIITAMLVGAIASVLSPAIQTRLMDVAGDNQSIAAALNHSALNIGNSLGAFLGGAAISLGFGYTAPEWVGAVLAVLGLAIVLIAYRAQSSAPEQTPAPETAARGR, encoded by the coding sequence ATGAGGGCGCTCCTCTCCCTCGCCGTCGGCAGCTTCGGCATCGGCATGACCGAATTCGTCATCATGGGCCTGCTGCCCGAGATCGCCCAGGACCTGCTTCCCGACGTCTGGGCGGCGAGCAGCGAGCAGGCGATCGGCCAGAGCGGTCTGCTCATCTCGCTCTATGCGCTCGGCGTCGTGATCGGCGCGCCGACGATCGCCGGAGCTGTCGCGCGCTTCCCACGGCACCGCGTGATGCTGGCGCTCGCGATCGCGCTGACCCTCGGCAATGCGCTCACCGTGGTGCTGCCCGGCTTCGGGCTGGTCGGCGCGTCGCGGCTGCTCGCCGGCCTGCCGCACGGCGCGTACTTCGGCATCGGCGCGCTCGTGGCGGCCGACATGCTCGGTCCGGGCAAGCGCGCGCAGGGTGTCGCGTTCATCCTGACCGGGCTGACCGTCGCCAACGTCGTCGGGGTGCCGCTGGGAACCTTCCTGGGGCAGCAGTGGGGCTGGCGCACGGCATTCCTCGTGGTCACCGCCGTGTTCGCGCTCGCGGCGGTCTGCATCGCGCTGTTCGTGCCGGCGCACCCGGGCGATCCCGGACGCACGCTGCGGTCGGAGCTGGGCGTGTTCCGGGTGCCGCAGGTGTGGCTCACGCTCGGCATGGGCGCGATCGGCTTCGGCGGGTTCTTCGCCGTGTACAGCTACATCGCCCCGCTGGTGACCGAGGTCGCCGGCGCTCCGCAGTGGGTCGTGCCGGTGACCCTGGTGCTGGTCGGGGTGGGCATGACCGCGGGCAATCTCGCCGGCGGACGTCTGGCCGACCGCGATCTGCGAGCCACCCTGGTCTGGGGTCTCGCGGCGCTCGCGGCGGTGCTCGTGCTGCTCGCGGTGCTGTCGTTCTGGGTCGTGCCGCTGATCATCACCGCCATGCTCGTCGGCGCGATCGCCTCGGTGCTGAGCCCCGCGATCCAGACCCGTCTGATGGACGTCGCAGGTGACAACCAGTCGATCGCGGCGGCGCTGAACCACTCGGCGCTGAACATCGGCAACAGCCTGGGGGCCTTCCTCGGCGGAGCGGCGATCTCGCTGGGCTTCGGCTACACGGCCCCCGAATGGGTCGGGGCGGTGCTGGCCGTGCTCGGACTCGCGATCGTGCTGATCGCCTACCGTGCGCAGTCGTCGGCACCGGAGCAGACGCCGGCGCCGGAGACGGCGGCACGCGGCCGTTAG
- a CDS encoding thiamine-binding protein: protein MLVAFSVAPSGDGRSGDSVHDAVAAAVKVVRESGLAHRTTSMFTEIEGPDWDSVMDVVKRATEAVMPFGSRVSLVLKADIRPGYSGELDAKIERLEKAIDASADGDAIGR, encoded by the coding sequence ATGCTCGTCGCATTCTCCGTCGCCCCCTCGGGCGATGGCCGCTCCGGCGATTCGGTGCACGACGCCGTCGCAGCCGCCGTGAAGGTGGTGCGGGAGTCGGGTCTCGCGCACCGCACCACCAGCATGTTCACCGAGATCGAAGGCCCGGATTGGGACTCGGTCATGGACGTCGTCAAGCGGGCCACCGAGGCCGTGATGCCGTTCGGCTCGCGTGTCTCGCTGGTGCTGAAGGCCGACATCCGCCCCGGATACAGCGGCGAGCTGGATGCCAAGATCGAGCGCCTCGAGAAGGCGATCGACGCATCCGCCGACGGTGATGCGATCGGCCGGTAG
- the metX gene encoding homoserine O-acetyltransferase MetX, with product MDWQTTSEDTVPSAPVTEADVRLLRARPPATGAWRDGDPAGERHFTFLGDFRTENGQLLPATRLAWESWGELNEARDNAVLILHALTGDSHVRGPAGAGHPTAGWWEDIVGPGSAIDTDRWFVIAPNMLGGCQGSTGPASIAPDGREWASRFPYLTIRDQVAAQIGLADTLGIECWAAVIGGSMGGMHALEWAVMQPERVERLAVLSSPPVTTADQLALNFVQLETVRMDPRFAGGEYYDAALGEGPHRGLALARRMALLNYRSPIELNQRFQRSWQSDVSPLGRGGRFAVESYLDFHGNKFTRRFDANSYLTVVEAMNSHDIGRDRGGVEQALHTVTARTLVLGIDTDRLFPVDGQQRIARSIPNLIDDEAVVLTSDFGHDGFLIETDPVGAHLERLLAS from the coding sequence ATGGACTGGCAGACGACGTCTGAGGACACGGTGCCATCGGCCCCGGTGACCGAGGCCGACGTGCGTCTGCTGCGCGCACGCCCCCCGGCCACGGGCGCCTGGCGGGACGGCGATCCGGCGGGTGAGCGGCACTTCACGTTCCTCGGCGACTTCCGCACCGAGAACGGTCAGCTGCTGCCGGCCACCCGCCTGGCGTGGGAGAGCTGGGGCGAGCTGAACGAGGCGCGCGACAACGCCGTGCTGATCCTGCATGCCCTCACCGGCGACAGCCACGTCCGCGGCCCTGCGGGGGCCGGGCACCCCACCGCCGGATGGTGGGAAGACATCGTCGGACCTGGATCGGCGATCGACACCGACCGGTGGTTCGTCATCGCGCCGAACATGCTGGGCGGATGCCAGGGATCGACAGGACCTGCGAGCATCGCGCCGGACGGGCGGGAATGGGCATCCCGCTTCCCCTACCTGACCATCCGCGACCAGGTCGCGGCGCAGATCGGCCTCGCCGACACGCTCGGCATCGAGTGCTGGGCTGCGGTGATCGGCGGTTCGATGGGCGGCATGCACGCCCTGGAGTGGGCCGTGATGCAGCCCGAGCGCGTGGAGCGCCTGGCCGTGCTCTCGTCTCCCCCGGTGACGACCGCCGACCAGCTGGCGCTGAACTTCGTGCAGCTCGAGACGGTGCGCATGGACCCGCGTTTCGCCGGCGGGGAGTACTACGACGCGGCGCTCGGCGAGGGCCCGCACCGCGGCCTCGCGCTGGCGCGCCGGATGGCGCTGCTGAACTACCGCAGCCCGATCGAGCTCAACCAGCGCTTCCAGCGCTCGTGGCAGTCGGATGTGTCGCCACTCGGGCGCGGCGGACGGTTCGCGGTCGAGTCGTACCTCGACTTCCACGGCAACAAGTTCACCCGCCGGTTCGACGCCAACAGCTATCTCACCGTCGTCGAGGCGATGAACTCGCACGACATCGGCCGCGATCGCGGCGGCGTCGAGCAGGCGCTGCACACCGTGACGGCGAGAACCCTCGTGCTCGGGATCGACACCGACCGGCTGTTCCCCGTCGACGGCCAGCAGCGCATCGCCCGCAGCATCCCGAATCTCATCGACGATGAAGCCGTGGTCCTCACCAGCGACTTCGGTCACGACGGCTTCCTCATCGAGACGGACCCCGTCGGAGCGCATCTGGAGCGTCTGCTCGCCTCGTGA